One window of Medicago truncatula cultivar Jemalong A17 chromosome 2, MtrunA17r5.0-ANR, whole genome shotgun sequence genomic DNA carries:
- the LOC11443820 gene encoding probable ubiquitin-conjugating enzyme E2 24, producing the protein MEAQMTDSDWESSSESSGSDDQEDIDFLYGGQAQSILSSLEESIGRINDFLSFERTFAYGDVVCSLSDPSGQMGRVVSVDVLVDLENIQGNVLKNVNSKKLLKIRSISEGDCVINGPWLGQVQRVVDRLSVLFDDGTKYEITTLENDKILAQNPNFLEDLQYPYYPGQRVKVKSSTASKSARWLCDNWRDNHDEGTVCSVEAGLVYVNWLASVPLGSNSNVNTPPCWQDSKNLTLLSCFPHANWQLGDWCMLPVADQKEQVEQMIRDSSDSYLPNKHSMARECRRRNLNSSRDELFIIGKIKTKVDIIWQNGEHTLGSDPQNLVPVNVINTHEFWPHQFVMEKGTSDDDKSSNQRWGVILSVDAKEHTVNVQWRTAPTSKPDDLAGEPTTETVSAYELVEHPDFSCCFGDIVFKAAQKQPGYLAEKYNANSMSDLNVEAPLKNLYQISYPNSSVGNCHLSCIGNVTGFKDGHVEVKWATGLMTKVAPYEIFRIGKHEASTATPVSYETSIEELAEEITEHGNLPSDQKGKGLSDCNSDRDKCEKHQGESSSFSLPQAALELFSSIKAGIFQKLGMTSFYGAVSTVPTFEEGNAPDFVDKKDLETCGPETDSHPASRLQSTEDPTPYGEVIRIHERSSAPVSLDSNGSDQLKRFDVIDTCLDHHFFNERKGLPISQVKKDWAKKVQQEWSILEKNLPETIYVRVFEDRMDLMRAAIVGASGTPYHDGLFFFDICFPPEYPNEPPMVHYISGGLRINPNLYESGKVCLSLLNTWSGTATEVWNPGASTVLQVLLSLQALVLNEKPYFNEAGYDQQIGRAEGEKNSVSYNENAFLLTCKSMLGLLRKPPGHFEALVEEHFRQHSKHILIACKAYLEGAPIGGEQIEHENQKGTSTGFKIMLAKLLPKLVEAFSDKGIDCSQFVDIQK; encoded by the exons ATGGAAGCTCAGATGACTGATTCAGACTGGGAGTCTTCCAGTGAGAGCAGCGGCAGTGACGATCAAGAGGATATTGATTTTCTCTATGGTGGCCAAGCTCAGAGCATATTATCAAGTTTAGAGGAAAGCATCGGTAGGATAAATGATTTCCTCTCATTCGAGAGAACATTTGCATACGGCGATGTTGTGTGCTCCTTGTCAGACCCATCTGGACAGATGGGGAGGGTCGTAAGTGTTGACGTGTTAGTGGATTTGGAAAACATTCAAggaaatgtattaaaaaatgtgaacTCCAAGAAACTTCTGAAGATTCGTTCCATTTCGGAAGGTGATTGCGTAATTAACGGTCCGTGGCTTGGTCAGGTTCAAAGGGTGGTGGACAGATTAAGTGTATTGTTTGATGACGGGACTAAGTACGAGATCACTACCTTGGAAAATGATAAGATTTTAGCACAAAATCCTAATTTTCTTGAAGATTTGCAGTATCCATACTATCCAGGGCAGAGAGTGAAGGTTAAGTCCTCGACCGCTTCTAAATCAGCTAGATGGCTATGTGACAATTGGAGAGACAATCATGATGAAGGAACTGTTTGTTCTGTGGAAGCAGGTTTGGTGTATGTTAATTGGCTTGCCTCGGTTCCTTTAGGTTCTAATTCAAATGTGAATACTCCTCCATGCTGGCAAGATTCCAAAAACTTGACCTTACTGTCGTGTTTTCCGCATGCAAACTGGCAACTTGGTGACTGGTGTATGCTTCCGGTTGCAGACCAAAAGGAACAAGTTGAACAGATGATTCGAGATTCATCCGATAGTTATCTTCCTAATAAGCATAGTATGGCTAGAGAATGTAGGAGAAGAAACCTTAACTCTAGCAGGGATGAATTGTTTATAATTGGGAAGATAAAGACCAAAGTTGATATTATATGGCAAAATGGGGAACATACTTTGGGCTCAGATCCGCAGAATTTAGTTCCTGTGAATGTCATAAACACTCATGAATTTTGGCCTCATCAGTTTGTGATGGAAAAAGGTACTTCTGATGATGATAAATCTAGCAATCAAAGATGGGGTGTCATTCTATCGGTCGATGCAAAAGAGCATACGGTAAACGTACAATGGAGAACAGCTCCTACATCCAAGCCAGATGATTTGGCAGGAGAACCAACGACGGAAACTGTGAGTGCCTATGAACTTGTTGAGCACCCAGATTTTTCCTGTTGTTTTGGCGATATTGTGTTCAAGGCGGCTCAAAAACAGCCCGGTTACCTAGCTGAAAAATATAATGCAAATTCAATGAGTGACTTGAATGTGGAAGCTCCTCTGAAAAACCTGTACCAAATCAGTTATCCGAATAGCTCTGTAGGTAACTGTCACCTGTCCTGCATTGGCAATGTTACTGGTTTCAAAGATGGTCATGTGGAGGTGAAATGGGCTACTGGTTTAATGACCAAG GTTGCACCCTATGAAATATTTCGGATTGGTAAACATGAAGCTTCGACTGCAACTCCTGTTTCTTATGAAACAAGTATTGAGGAGTTGGCTGAAGAGATTACTGAACATGGAAATCTACCTTCTGACCAGAAGGGAAAG GGATTGTCAGATTGTAACAGTGATAGAGATAAATGTGAAAAGCATCAAGGAGAGAGTAGTTCGTTTTCCCTTCCTCAAGCTGCCCTTGAACTTTTCTCTAGCATTAAAGCCGGCATTTTCCAAAAACTTGGCATGACATCATTTTATGGAGCTGTTTCCACAGTCCCTACATTTGAAGAGGGAAATGCGCCCGATTTTGTTGACAAGAAAGATTTGGAAACTTGTGGCCCTGAGACTGATTCACATCCTGCGAGCAGGTTGCAGTCTACTGAAGACCCAACTCCATATGGTGAAGTTATTAGGATTCATGAGAGGAGCAGTGCTCCGGTTTCTTTAGACAGCAATGGTTCAGATCAGTTGAAGCGGTTTGATGTAATTGATACTTGTTTAGATCACCACTTTTTCAATGAGAGAAAAGGGTTGCCAATATCTCAG GTTAAGAAAGATTGGGCGAAAAAGGTACAGCAAGAATGGAGCATCCTGGAGAAAAACCTTCCTG AAACTATTTATGTCCGTGTTTTCGAAGATAGAATGGATCTCATGCGAGCAGCCATTGTTGGTGCGTCAGGGACACCTTATCATGACGGGTTATTTTTCTTCGATATATGTTTCCCTCCCGAGTATCCCAATGAACCACCT ATGGTACACTACATTTCTGGCGGATTAAGAATAAATCCTAATTTGTATGAGTCGGGGAAAGTGTGTTTGAGTCTCCTAAATACGTGGAGTGGTACCGCGACTGAAGTGTGGAACCCTGGAGCCTCCACAGTTCTTCAAGTCCTTCTCTCTCTGCAGGCTCTTGTCCTTAACGAAAAGCCTTATTTTAATGAAGCTGGATATGACCAACAAATTGGTAGAGCTGAAGGAGAGAAAAACTCTGTGAGTTACAATGAGAATGCTTTCCTCCTCACCTGCAAATCCATGTTAGGTCTACTAAGAAAGCCGCCGGGG CATTTTGAGGCATTGGTGGAAGAACATTTTCGACAACACTCAAAACATATACTCATTGCTTGTAAGGCATATCTTGAAGGAGCTCCTATTGGAGGTGAACAAATTGAGCATGAAAACCAGAAGGGAACTTCAACAGGATTTAAAATTATGCTTGCTAAACTCCTCCCTAAGCTTGTTGAGGCATTTTCTGATAAGGGAATCGATTGCTCCCAGTTTGTTGACATCCAAAAATGA